One window of the Nocardia huaxiensis genome contains the following:
- a CDS encoding class I SAM-dependent methyltransferase produces the protein MSESADVRATRQAYDEMAELYSDFVHRHLESSPFDRAMLDVFADVTRGAGEVLEVGCGPGRIAGYLHAAGLRISGLDLSPEMIRIARIALPHLSFEVGNLERLDRPDASLAGIVAWYSLIHTPPARIPAVLSEFARVLRPGAHLLLGFQAPAAGPSGQSYDHKVATSYLWTPDAMSEALAGNGFRATATLSREARPDERTPQGYVLAVRL, from the coding sequence GTGAGCGAGAGTGCTGATGTGCGTGCCACGCGGCAGGCGTACGACGAGATGGCCGAGCTGTACTCCGATTTCGTGCATCGCCATCTGGAGTCGAGTCCGTTCGATCGGGCCATGCTGGATGTGTTCGCGGATGTGACGCGCGGTGCGGGCGAGGTGCTGGAGGTGGGCTGCGGTCCGGGCCGTATCGCGGGCTATCTGCATGCGGCGGGGCTGCGGATCTCCGGCTTGGATCTGTCTCCGGAGATGATCCGTATCGCACGAATCGCGCTTCCGCACTTGTCTTTCGAGGTCGGCAACCTGGAGCGGCTGGATCGCCCCGACGCGTCGCTGGCGGGGATCGTGGCCTGGTACTCCCTCATTCACACGCCGCCGGCGCGCATCCCCGCGGTGCTGTCCGAGTTCGCGCGCGTGCTGCGTCCCGGGGCGCATCTGTTGCTCGGCTTCCAGGCGCCGGCGGCGGGACCGTCGGGGCAGAGCTACGACCACAAGGTGGCGACCAGCTACCTGTGGACTCCGGACGCCATGTCGGAGGCGCTGGCGGGCAATGGTTTCCGCGCCACCGCCACGCTGTCCCGGGAGGCGCGCCCGGACGAGCGCACCCCGCAGGGTTACGTCCTGGCCGTACGGCTCTGA
- a CDS encoding FAD-binding protein, with amino-acid sequence MTVWNEEVDVLVAGSGGGLSGAYTAAREGLSVAVVEATDKFGGTTAYSGGGGVWFPCNPVLRRAGVDDTIEDALAYFRAVVGDRTPADLQEAYVRGGAKVIEYLERDEAFSFQVFPWPDYFGRAPKARLDGKRHIIPTPLPAAELGELSTAVRGPLSTDRHRAPQPDYLVGGRALIGRFLLALAKYPNASLSLNSPLVDLVVEDGGVVGAIVERAGERVAIRARRGVLLAAGGFEGNDELRQRYGVPGCARDTMGPWGNIGQAHEAGIAAGAATDLMDQAWWSPGLIHPDGRAAFALWFTGGIFVNQRGARFVNESAPYDRLGRDIIDAMSEGAVSLPFWMIYDDAEGAVPPIKASNVPMVDAEQYVAEGLWHTAVTVEELAALIGVPADALSATVSRFNEMVAAGVDTDFGRGDEAYDRAFSNGASPLAPIVKAPFHAAAFGISDLGTKGGLRTDTAARVLDADGAVIPGLYAAGNTMAAVSGTTYPGGGNPIGASVLFSHLAALDMAGR; translated from the coding sequence GTGACGGTCTGGAACGAAGAGGTCGATGTGCTGGTCGCCGGTTCGGGCGGTGGCCTGTCCGGCGCCTATACGGCGGCTCGGGAGGGCCTGTCCGTGGCGGTGGTCGAGGCCACCGACAAGTTCGGCGGCACGACGGCGTATTCGGGCGGTGGTGGCGTCTGGTTCCCGTGCAATCCGGTGCTCCGGCGGGCCGGGGTGGACGACACCATCGAGGACGCGCTCGCCTATTTCCGTGCGGTGGTGGGTGATCGCACGCCCGCGGACCTGCAGGAAGCCTATGTGCGTGGCGGCGCGAAGGTGATCGAGTATCTGGAGCGGGACGAGGCGTTCTCGTTCCAGGTGTTCCCGTGGCCGGACTATTTCGGTAGGGCCCCGAAGGCGCGCCTGGACGGAAAGCGCCACATCATCCCCACTCCGCTCCCGGCCGCCGAGCTGGGTGAGCTGAGCACCGCCGTGCGCGGCCCGCTGAGTACCGATCGCCACCGGGCTCCGCAACCGGACTATCTGGTCGGCGGCCGCGCCCTCATCGGTCGCTTCCTGCTGGCACTTGCCAAGTACCCCAACGCTTCGCTGTCGTTGAATTCGCCGCTGGTGGATCTGGTGGTGGAGGACGGCGGGGTCGTCGGCGCGATCGTGGAGCGTGCGGGCGAACGCGTCGCCATCCGCGCCCGCAGGGGAGTCCTGCTCGCGGCGGGCGGTTTCGAGGGCAATGACGAACTGCGACAGCGCTACGGCGTTCCCGGCTGCGCCCGGGACACCATGGGCCCCTGGGGAAATATCGGCCAAGCCCACGAGGCCGGCATCGCCGCCGGAGCCGCCACGGATCTGATGGATCAGGCGTGGTGGTCGCCGGGCCTGATCCACCCGGATGGCCGTGCCGCCTTCGCGCTCTGGTTCACGGGCGGTATTTTCGTGAATCAGCGCGGTGCGCGTTTCGTCAACGAGTCCGCCCCGTACGACCGCCTGGGCCGCGACATCATCGACGCCATGTCCGAAGGCGCTGTCTCCCTGCCCTTCTGGATGATCTACGACGATGCGGAGGGCGCGGTCCCGCCGATCAAGGCGAGCAACGTGCCCATGGTCGACGCGGAACAGTATGTGGCCGAGGGTCTTTGGCACACCGCCGTCACCGTGGAAGAGCTGGCGGCGCTGATCGGTGTCCCCGCGGATGCGTTGTCGGCCACCGTTTCCCGTTTCAACGAGATGGTAGCCGCGGGCGTGGACACCGATTTCGGCCGCGGCGACGAAGCCTACGACCGAGCCTTCTCGAACGGTGCATCTCCGCTGGCCCCGATCGTGAAGGCCCCGTTCCACGCCGCCGCTTTCGGCATCTCGGATCTGGGCACGAAGGGCGGCCTGCGCACCGACACCGCTGCTCGGGTCCTCGACGCCGACGGCGCCGTGATCCCCGGACTGTACGCGGCGGGCAACACCATGGCCGCGGTCAGCGGCACGACCTACCCCGGCGGCGGCAATCCGATCGGGGCGTCGGTTCTGTTCAGCCATCTGGCCGCCTTGGATATGGCCGGTCGCTAG
- a CDS encoding phytoene desaturase family protein, which yields MSDSERHPRPRRDRYDVVIVGGGHNGLVAAAYLARAGRSVLLLEREPHTGGAAVSERVFPGVLARLSRFSYLVSLLPELIVRDLGLRFETRKRRISSYTPVGEHGLLVDNASVAGTRDSFARVTGSERDFLAWQRFYAMTGELARRVFPTLTQPLPSRAELRRRVGDPAAWEAVFERPLGEVVEATFADDTVRGVVLTDALIGTFAQAHDPSLLQNRCFLYHVIGGGTGDWDVPVGGMGAFTDALAAAARAAGAEIVTDCTVTGLETDGGTAEVRFTLGDAVAGAVAARHVLVNAAPYVLAGLLGEEAAKPEGAQLKINMLLRRLPRLRDASVDPRTAFAGTFHIAESATQLDKAYREAAAGRIPSAPPSEIYCHTLTDPSILAPELIEQGMHTLTLFGLHTPARLFATEPESTKARLVDATLAQLDSVLSEPIRDCLALDADGNPCLEAMSPVDLETEVHMPGGHIFHADLAFPFHTEDGDPATPAARWGVATAHANVFLCGAGAVRGGGVSGVGGHNAAMAVLES from the coding sequence ATGAGCGACTCCGAGAGGCACCCGCGCCCCCGCCGCGACCGGTACGACGTGGTGATCGTCGGCGGCGGCCACAACGGCCTGGTGGCGGCGGCCTATCTGGCGCGTGCGGGCCGTTCGGTGCTGCTGCTGGAACGCGAGCCGCACACCGGCGGCGCGGCGGTGTCGGAGCGGGTGTTCCCCGGCGTCCTGGCCCGCCTGTCGCGTTTCTCGTATCTGGTGAGCCTGCTGCCGGAGCTGATCGTGCGGGATCTGGGTCTGCGCTTCGAGACCCGCAAGCGCCGGATCTCCTCGTACACGCCGGTCGGTGAGCACGGCCTGCTGGTGGACAACGCCTCGGTGGCGGGCACCCGGGACAGCTTCGCCCGCGTGACCGGTTCGGAGCGGGATTTCCTTGCCTGGCAACGCTTCTACGCGATGACGGGCGAGCTGGCGCGGCGCGTGTTCCCGACCCTGACGCAGCCGCTGCCCTCGCGGGCCGAGCTGCGCCGCCGCGTGGGCGATCCGGCCGCGTGGGAGGCGGTGTTCGAGCGCCCGCTGGGTGAGGTCGTGGAGGCCACCTTCGCCGACGACACGGTGCGCGGCGTGGTCCTCACCGACGCGCTGATCGGCACGTTCGCGCAGGCGCACGATCCGTCGCTGCTGCAGAACCGCTGCTTCCTCTATCACGTGATCGGCGGCGGCACCGGCGACTGGGATGTGCCGGTGGGCGGCATGGGTGCGTTCACGGACGCGCTCGCGGCGGCGGCGCGTGCGGCCGGCGCGGAGATCGTCACGGACTGCACGGTGACCGGGCTCGAAACGGACGGCGGCACAGCGGAAGTCCGCTTCACCCTCGGTGATGCCGTCGCGGGGGCGGTCGCCGCCCGTCATGTCCTGGTGAACGCGGCCCCCTACGTACTGGCCGGGCTGTTGGGGGAGGAGGCCGCGAAACCCGAAGGCGCCCAGTTGAAGATCAATATGTTGCTGCGTCGCCTGCCGCGCCTGCGCGACGCATCGGTCGACCCGCGCACGGCATTCGCCGGAACCTTCCATATCGCCGAGTCCGCGACCCAGCTCGACAAGGCGTATCGGGAGGCGGCAGCGGGCCGGATTCCGTCCGCGCCGCCGTCGGAGATCTATTGCCACACCCTCACCGACCCGTCGATTCTGGCCCCGGAACTGATCGAGCAGGGCATGCATACGCTGACCTTGTTCGGCTTGCACACTCCGGCACGGCTTTTCGCGACCGAGCCGGAGTCGACGAAGGCTCGCCTGGTGGATGCCACACTGGCGCAACTGGATTCGGTGCTGTCCGAGCCCATCCGCGACTGCCTGGCCCTGGACGCCGACGGCAACCCCTGCCTGGAGGCCATGTCCCCGGTGGACCTGGAAACCGAGGTGCATATGCCCGGCGGCCATATCTTCCACGCGGACTTGGCTTTTCCCTTCCACACCGAGGACGGCGACCCGGCCACCCCGGCCGCGCGCTGGGGTGTCGCCACCGCGCACGCCAATGTCTTCCTCTGCGGTGCGGGCGCGGTGCGCGGCGGCGGCGTCAGCGGCGTGGGCGGCCACAATGCCGCCATGGCGGTGCTGGAAAGCTGA
- a CDS encoding LysR family transcriptional regulator — MDIDTRLLRYFLAVAETEHLPLAAQRLHVAQPALATQIKQLEQQLGVELFIRSRAGMTLTAPGKVLAATVPSLLAAWDRILRDTKSDASRASRVLRLGCVHNTADEHIAEIIRVFHRLHPDWQVDIHQGGWTDPTAGLDEGDVDVALLRLPFPGQDEYHLRELFAEPRWIALPADHPLAERDDIAFRELWNEPYVASPAETGWWRDYWMGLDSRPADTAIIGAIARNTDEWLRAIANGFGVSFTPSSTVRANAYPGVVFRPVHGIGPTRVALVWPDASESDAVVRYFIRCCTDIMGQQAGDGRRTS, encoded by the coding sequence ATGGATATCGACACGCGACTGCTGCGTTACTTCCTGGCAGTCGCGGAAACCGAGCACCTGCCCCTGGCAGCGCAGCGGCTACACGTGGCGCAACCAGCGCTCGCCACGCAGATCAAGCAGCTGGAACAGCAGCTGGGAGTGGAGCTCTTCATCCGGTCCCGGGCCGGAATGACCCTCACCGCACCGGGAAAGGTGCTGGCCGCCACCGTGCCGAGCCTGCTCGCCGCCTGGGACCGCATCCTGCGCGACACCAAGAGCGACGCCAGCCGCGCGTCGCGCGTGCTGCGGCTGGGCTGCGTGCACAACACCGCCGACGAGCACATCGCCGAGATCATCCGCGTCTTCCACCGTCTGCACCCCGACTGGCAGGTCGATATCCACCAGGGCGGTTGGACCGACCCCACCGCGGGTCTCGACGAAGGCGACGTCGACGTCGCCCTGCTGCGCCTGCCGTTCCCCGGCCAGGACGAATACCACCTGCGGGAACTGTTCGCCGAACCCCGCTGGATCGCACTGCCCGCCGACCATCCGCTCGCCGAACGCGACGACATCGCCTTCCGCGAACTCTGGAACGAACCGTATGTCGCCTCACCCGCCGAAACCGGGTGGTGGCGCGACTATTGGATGGGCCTGGACTCCCGGCCCGCCGACACCGCCATCATCGGCGCCATCGCACGCAATACCGACGAGTGGTTGCGTGCCATCGCCAACGGTTTCGGGGTGAGCTTCACCCCGTCCTCCACCGTGCGCGCCAACGCCTATCCGGGCGTGGTGTTCCGGCCCGTGCACGGCATCGGACCCACCCGGGTGGCGCTGGTGTGGCCGGACGCCTCCGAATCGGATGCCGTGGTGCGGTACTTCATTCGCTGCTGCACCGACATCATGGGCCAGCAGGCCGGAGACGGCCGGCGCACTTCCTGA
- a CDS encoding threonine/serine ThrE exporter family protein — protein sequence MSRPGPRHLRSRPRPAGASVAAVGKRLTYTAKRAGGVFDDWLVRRVVNRAGAHELHDPPPPEEPPVSADLLNLLRLLGVMLIGSGETTGRVQEILDDTARRYGANEVQFFVLPTGVFVRVEDSRGSAVDLQAAFTDTLRLDQIAALYRVLDNLKHELPSPVEVTEQLEDIIASKRPTAVWLMLLGNMVLTVGLGLMLNPTVHALAGYAVLGLVVQLLILLADRIPLLSLALPVTAGAVVTLLAFGFPHALGGGQPSELLIPAVASLLPGAMLTNGAIELATGSMVAGSSRTIAGLNKLLLLAFGIYIGLQFLGPQPPDVADTSQLGWWAPLLGVLLIGFGHSWRSSAPPKSLFWLLLVLYATYAAQRFGIQTGGALLGAFLGGLTAVPTAYLVQRNRNAPPTQVAFLPAFWMLVPGGMGLTAVSELVTSKGGNGLQVLVNVLLSVLAIALGVLVGSGLTNTRKPGAASMVDWLLPPADQHPAGQHATGQRAEGQRTTGRSEPGSTSQSNQCGTSESANSS from the coding sequence ATGAGCAGGCCCGGCCCTCGGCATCTGCGCTCCCGGCCGCGGCCCGCGGGTGCGAGTGTCGCGGCGGTCGGGAAGCGGCTGACCTATACGGCCAAGCGGGCCGGTGGCGTGTTCGACGACTGGCTGGTGCGGCGGGTGGTGAATCGCGCGGGCGCGCACGAGCTGCATGATCCGCCGCCGCCGGAGGAGCCGCCGGTGTCCGCGGACCTGCTGAATCTGCTGCGGCTGCTGGGCGTGATGCTGATCGGGTCGGGTGAGACCACCGGGCGGGTGCAGGAGATCCTCGACGACACCGCGCGCCGCTACGGCGCCAATGAAGTGCAGTTCTTCGTGCTGCCCACGGGAGTGTTCGTGCGCGTGGAGGATTCGCGCGGGTCGGCGGTGGATCTGCAGGCCGCGTTCACCGATACGCTGCGGCTGGATCAGATCGCGGCGCTGTACCGCGTGCTGGACAACCTGAAGCACGAGCTGCCGTCGCCGGTGGAGGTGACCGAGCAGCTCGAGGACATCATCGCCTCGAAGCGGCCGACGGCCGTCTGGCTCATGCTGCTCGGCAATATGGTGCTGACGGTCGGTCTGGGCCTGATGCTGAATCCGACCGTGCACGCGCTGGCCGGATACGCGGTGCTCGGCCTGGTGGTGCAGTTGCTGATCCTGCTGGCGGACCGGATTCCGCTGCTGTCGCTGGCGCTGCCGGTGACCGCGGGTGCGGTGGTCACCTTGCTGGCCTTCGGTTTTCCGCACGCCCTCGGTGGCGGGCAGCCGTCGGAGCTGCTGATTCCGGCGGTGGCGAGTCTGCTGCCGGGTGCCATGCTCACCAATGGCGCGATCGAGCTGGCGACCGGGTCGATGGTGGCGGGTTCGAGTCGCACCATCGCCGGGCTGAACAAGCTGCTGCTGCTGGCTTTCGGCATCTATATCGGCCTGCAGTTCCTGGGCCCGCAGCCGCCGGATGTCGCCGATACGAGCCAATTGGGTTGGTGGGCGCCGCTGCTCGGTGTGCTGCTGATCGGTTTCGGGCATTCGTGGCGGTCCAGCGCGCCGCCGAAGTCGCTGTTCTGGCTGTTGCTGGTGTTGTACGCGACCTATGCCGCGCAGCGCTTCGGCATCCAGACCGGCGGGGCGCTGCTGGGTGCGTTCCTGGGCGGGCTGACCGCGGTGCCGACCGCATATCTGGTGCAGCGCAATCGGAATGCGCCGCCCACGCAGGTGGCGTTCCTGCCCGCGTTCTGGATGCTGGTGCCCGGCGGTATGGGGTTGACAGCGGTGTCGGAGCTGGTGACCAGCAAGGGCGGCAACGGACTTCAGGTGCTGGTGAACGTACTGCTGTCGGTGCTGGCCATCGCCCTGGGCGTGCTGGTGGGTTCGGGCCTGACCAATACCCGCAAGCCGGGCGCGGCGTCGATGGTGGATTGGCTGCTGCCGCCCGCCGATCAGCATCCGGCGGGGCAGCATGCCACCGGGCAGCGCGCCGAAGGTCAGCGCACGACAGGCAGATCCGAGCCGGGATCGACGAGCCAGAGCAACCAGTGCGGGACGAGCGAGTCGGCGAATTCGTCGTAG
- a CDS encoding GDSL-type esterase/lipase family protein, producing the protein MVLDLRVCFLGESFVAGVGDEKCLGWAGRLAQRSIAAGQPLNYYNLGIRRETSTELRDRWEAECTLRLPAGVDARVVISTGVNDTMVENDRPRVESDQSVANLAAILDGTRDKGWTTLVVSPPPNIHDDHNKRIAELDRRFADCCESAGVPYVRAHQALRENTTWMRDIRAGDGYHPSAVGYDEFADSLVPHWLLWLVDPGSDLPVVR; encoded by the coding sequence GTGGTGCTCGATCTGCGTGTTTGTTTTCTGGGGGAATCGTTCGTCGCGGGGGTGGGTGACGAGAAGTGTCTCGGGTGGGCCGGTCGGCTGGCACAGCGCTCGATCGCGGCGGGACAGCCGCTCAACTACTACAACCTCGGGATTCGACGCGAGACCAGCACCGAACTACGGGACCGCTGGGAGGCCGAATGCACGCTCCGGCTGCCCGCCGGAGTGGATGCGCGCGTGGTGATCTCCACCGGCGTCAACGACACCATGGTCGAGAACGACCGTCCCCGAGTGGAATCCGACCAGTCCGTGGCGAACCTCGCGGCCATCCTCGACGGCACCCGTGACAAGGGCTGGACCACCCTCGTGGTGTCGCCGCCGCCGAATATCCACGACGACCACAACAAGCGCATCGCCGAACTCGACCGGCGCTTCGCCGACTGCTGCGAGAGCGCAGGCGTCCCCTACGTCCGCGCCCATCAGGCCCTGCGCGAGAACACCACCTGGATGCGCGACATTCGCGCCGGCGACGGCTACCACCCCAGCGCCGTCGGCTACGACGAATTCGCCGACTCGCTCGTCCCGCACTGGTTGCTCTGGCTCGTCGATCCCGGCTCGGATCTGCCTGTCGTGCGCTGA
- a CDS encoding lysylphosphatidylglycerol synthase transmembrane domain-containing protein yields MRVDGREIPVSGSLLQPRIRRTSDILRVVLSALAVAIVIAGSLITRPQWENLEKSVSGIVGFLTPEQSDLVYILYGIGILALPFAILVRTVWERQWKLLGGFLAAGLIAVLLFSITPTGLNAPRWHLAEPDQVNTFLSQFLDDPRWIAMLAAMLTVASPWLPARWRRWWWTLLLAFVPIHLVVSLVVPARALLGLVAGWCVGAVIVLVVGTPALEVPLDAAVRVLAKRGYRVNAFRVVRPGGRGPLTLSASTTPTAPADPESGLATAAAADTPNGVGAKRGKAQRLAAAARETVSAAAGSASRAAPPRATLVAPATAADPAPEADTLQQTPTRATSSGAPAGPPVGVENSAAAGDLTPITPPENELIVELYGANQRSRGALQAFRRWLTIRSGEYPALFASMRRAVEHRALMGIAISDLGLGSNKPLTVAALNRGWMLYAHTVPQGEPLTAAAGTKGLEQVWRALHTMHQAQISHGELRAEEVRLVDGEARFGGFIQSEFGAYDTRFESDNAQLLLSTAALYGTETAVRTAIDVLGEQSVLAASRRLTKTAIPAAVRNSVPDAGELMKSTRAEVASQTGQDKIEAAQITRFSRNQIIQLALLIGLVYVAYPYISAVPTFFSELRSANWAFAALGLAVSALTYVGAAMALWACASESVNFRNLLLMQVANTFAATTTPAGVGGLALSVRFLQKSGLGAVRATAAVALQQTVQVITHLVLLLFFSVAAGVSTDLSHFVPNATVLYLVAGVLVGLLGVTTFVPKVRKWLLNEVRPQLADVLGQLKDLGRSPGRLAMIVGGCATTTLGMALALWASIEAFGGSTTFVTVTIVTMIGGTLASAAPTPGGVGAVEAALIGGLAAFGVAASIAVPAVLLYRVLTCWLPVFCGWPIMRWLTRKDMI; encoded by the coding sequence ATGCGAGTCGACGGACGGGAGATCCCCGTCTCCGGCAGTCTGCTGCAGCCGCGGATCAGGCGGACCAGCGACATTCTGCGCGTCGTGCTGTCCGCACTCGCGGTGGCGATCGTGATCGCGGGTTCGCTGATCACCCGTCCGCAGTGGGAGAACCTGGAGAAGTCGGTGTCCGGCATCGTCGGATTCCTGACGCCGGAGCAGTCGGATCTGGTCTACATCCTCTACGGCATCGGCATTCTCGCGCTGCCGTTCGCGATTCTGGTGCGCACGGTGTGGGAGCGGCAGTGGAAGCTGCTGGGTGGCTTCCTCGCGGCCGGGTTGATCGCGGTGCTGCTCTTCTCCATCACCCCGACCGGTCTGAACGCGCCGCGCTGGCATCTCGCGGAACCGGATCAGGTCAATACCTTCCTGTCCCAGTTCCTCGACGATCCGCGCTGGATCGCCATGCTCGCGGCCATGCTGACGGTGGCCAGCCCGTGGCTGCCCGCACGCTGGCGGCGCTGGTGGTGGACGCTGCTGCTGGCCTTCGTGCCGATTCATCTGGTGGTGAGTCTGGTGGTCCCGGCCCGCGCGCTGCTCGGCCTGGTGGCGGGCTGGTGTGTGGGCGCGGTCATCGTGCTGGTGGTGGGCACGCCCGCGCTCGAGGTGCCCCTGGACGCCGCGGTGCGCGTGCTCGCCAAGCGCGGGTACCGGGTGAACGCCTTCCGTGTGGTTCGCCCCGGTGGGCGGGGACCGCTGACCCTGTCGGCGAGCACCACCCCGACCGCGCCCGCCGACCCCGAATCGGGTCTGGCCACCGCCGCTGCGGCCGATACGCCGAACGGGGTCGGCGCCAAGCGCGGCAAAGCGCAGCGGCTGGCCGCGGCAGCGCGCGAAACTGTCTCCGCGGCAGCCGGATCCGCGTCCCGTGCGGCACCTCCGCGCGCAACGCTGGTCGCGCCCGCCACGGCGGCCGATCCAGCGCCCGAGGCAGACACGCTGCAGCAGACCCCCACGCGGGCGACGTCCTCCGGTGCGCCCGCTGGTCCGCCGGTGGGGGTCGAGAACAGCGCCGCCGCAGGCGATCTCACGCCCATCACGCCGCCGGAGAACGAGCTGATCGTCGAGCTGTACGGAGCGAATCAGCGCAGTCGCGGTGCGCTGCAAGCCTTCCGGCGCTGGCTGACGATTCGCAGCGGTGAATATCCGGCGCTGTTCGCATCGATGCGCCGGGCGGTGGAGCATCGGGCGCTCATGGGCATCGCCATCAGCGATCTGGGGTTGGGCAGCAACAAGCCGCTCACCGTCGCCGCGCTGAATCGTGGCTGGATGCTGTACGCACACACGGTGCCGCAGGGCGAACCGCTCACGGCGGCGGCCGGCACGAAGGGACTGGAGCAGGTGTGGCGGGCGCTGCACACCATGCATCAGGCGCAGATCTCGCATGGTGAGCTGCGGGCCGAGGAGGTCCGGCTGGTGGACGGCGAGGCGCGCTTCGGCGGCTTCATCCAGTCCGAGTTCGGCGCCTACGACACGCGTTTCGAGTCCGACAACGCACAGTTGCTACTGTCCACCGCCGCCCTGTACGGCACGGAGACGGCGGTGCGGACGGCCATCGACGTGCTGGGCGAGCAGTCGGTGCTGGCCGCGTCGCGGCGCTTGACGAAGACGGCCATCCCCGCTGCCGTGCGCAATTCGGTGCCGGACGCCGGTGAGCTGATGAAGTCCACGCGGGCGGAAGTGGCCTCACAGACCGGGCAGGACAAGATCGAGGCCGCGCAGATCACCCGGTTCTCCCGGAATCAGATCATCCAGCTGGCGCTGCTGATCGGCCTGGTGTACGTGGCCTATCCCTACATCAGCGCGGTCCCGACCTTCTTCTCCGAATTGCGCAGCGCCAATTGGGCTTTCGCAGCGCTCGGGCTGGCGGTGTCGGCGCTGACCTACGTGGGCGCGGCGATGGCGCTGTGGGCGTGCGCCTCCGAGTCGGTGAACTTCCGCAATCTGCTGCTCATGCAGGTCGCCAATACCTTCGCGGCGACCACCACCCCGGCGGGTGTGGGTGGTCTGGCGCTGAGTGTGCGGTTCCTGCAGAAGTCCGGGCTGGGCGCGGTGCGGGCCACGGCGGCGGTGGCGCTGCAGCAGACGGTGCAGGTGATCACGCATCTGGTGCTGCTGCTGTTCTTCAGTGTGGCGGCGGGTGTTTCGACCGACCTGTCGCATTTCGTACCGAATGCCACCGTGCTGTATCTGGTCGCGGGTGTGCTCGTGGGCCTGCTGGGCGTCACCACATTCGTGCCCAAGGTGCGCAAGTGGCTGCTCAACGAGGTGCGCCCGCAACTGGCGGATGTGCTGGGCCAATTGAAGGATCTGGGCCGCAGTCCGGGCCGGCTGGCCATGATCGTCGGCGGCTGTGCCACCACCACGCTGGGTATGGCGCTGGCGCTGTGGGCCAGTATCGAAGCCTTCGGCGGCAGCACGACTTTCGTGACCGTCACCATTGTCACCATGATCGGCGGCACGCTGGCCTCGGCCGCGCCGACGCCGGGCGGTGTGGGTGCGGTGGAGGCCGCGCTGATCGGTGGCCTGGCGGCCTTCGGTGTGGCCGCGAGCATCGCGGTGCCCGCGGTGCTGCTCTATCGGGTGCTCACCTGCTGGCTGCCGGTGTTCTGCGGCTGGCCGATCATGCGCTGGCTGACCCGCAAGGACATGATCTAG
- a CDS encoding cysteine hydrolase: protein MSLERTAVLALHWQVNVIKPEGFFGGLLAAPVAASGVVGRAFTFHEQALAAGVPLVFTRFTIPEGEGELVRNTGFMHSVGEAQAAFRPESPGAQIIPELAEQARAGVVFDNQKLSGLAGSALPEWLTGHGIDTLLITGVATNLTVEQTARHGTDLGFHVHVISDCVATFAPPVHEASLANLELATGGSLAAEQVFERLTV from the coding sequence ATGAGCCTGGAGCGCACCGCGGTGCTCGCCCTGCATTGGCAGGTCAATGTCATCAAGCCCGAAGGATTCTTCGGGGGGCTGCTCGCCGCACCCGTCGCCGCGAGCGGCGTGGTGGGGCGGGCTTTCACATTTCACGAACAGGCGCTGGCGGCCGGGGTGCCGCTGGTGTTCACCCGGTTCACCATCCCGGAGGGGGAGGGCGAACTGGTCCGCAATACCGGATTCATGCACTCGGTCGGCGAGGCGCAGGCCGCGTTCCGGCCCGAATCGCCCGGCGCGCAGATCATTCCGGAGCTGGCCGAGCAGGCGCGCGCCGGTGTCGTCTTCGACAATCAGAAGCTGTCCGGGCTGGCGGGTAGCGCACTGCCGGAGTGGCTGACCGGGCACGGCATCGACACCCTGCTGATCACCGGGGTCGCCACCAATCTCACCGTCGAGCAGACCGCGCGACACGGCACCGATCTCGGCTTCCACGTGCACGTGATCTCCGACTGCGTGGCCACCTTCGCGCCCCCGGTGCACGAGGCGTCGCTGGCCAACCTCGAATTGGCCACGGGCGGAAGCCTGGCCGCCGAGCAGGTCTTCGAACGGCTGACCGTCTAG